Proteins encoded together in one Dechloromonas sp. HYN0024 window:
- a CDS encoding UDP-glucose/GDP-mannose dehydrogenase family protein — protein MKITVVGTGYVGLVSGTCLAEVGNDVLCLDVDPEKIRILEEGGIPIFEPGLQEMVRRNVAAGRLHFTTDVEKAVQHGTIQFIAVGTPPDEDGSADLQYVLGAARNIGRLMTDYKVVVDKSTVPVGTGAKVKAAIADELAKRGVSIPYSVVSNPEFLKEGAAVEDFMRPDRIVVGAEEEQAIHLMRALYAPFQRNHERLIITDVKSAELTKYAANAMLATRISFMNELANLAEVLGADIEMVRQGIGSDPRIGYHFLYPGCGYGGSCFPKDVKALIATAKDDAGISLKVLTAVEEANDAQKHVLTGKLKGRFGDLKGKHFALWGLAFKPNTDDMREAPSRELIADLFAAGATVTAYDPVAMHETQRIFGDDSRLKYAESPMGALTEADALLIVTEWKEFRSPDFEAIKATLKNPVIFDGRNLYDPKFVRASGIEYFAIGR, from the coding sequence ATGAAAATTACCGTTGTCGGGACTGGCTATGTCGGTCTGGTCAGTGGCACCTGTCTGGCGGAAGTCGGCAACGATGTTCTCTGCCTGGACGTTGACCCCGAGAAGATTCGCATTCTGGAAGAGGGCGGTATTCCGATTTTCGAACCGGGTCTGCAGGAAATGGTCCGCCGCAATGTCGCCGCCGGCCGCCTGCACTTCACCACCGACGTCGAAAAGGCCGTGCAGCACGGCACCATCCAGTTCATCGCGGTCGGTACGCCGCCCGACGAAGACGGCTCGGCCGACCTTCAGTACGTGCTCGGCGCGGCGCGCAACATCGGCCGCCTGATGACCGACTACAAGGTTGTTGTCGACAAGAGCACGGTGCCGGTCGGCACCGGGGCCAAGGTCAAGGCGGCGATTGCCGACGAGTTGGCCAAGCGGGGTGTGAGCATTCCCTACAGCGTCGTCTCCAATCCGGAATTCCTCAAGGAAGGTGCAGCCGTCGAAGACTTCATGCGGCCGGATCGCATCGTTGTCGGGGCTGAAGAAGAGCAGGCAATCCACCTCATGCGCGCCCTCTACGCGCCCTTCCAGCGCAACCACGAACGCCTCATCATCACCGACGTGAAGAGCGCCGAGCTGACCAAGTACGCTGCAAACGCCATGCTGGCGACGCGCATCAGCTTCATGAACGAACTCGCCAATCTGGCCGAAGTGCTCGGTGCCGACATCGAGATGGTGCGTCAGGGCATCGGCTCTGATCCGCGTATCGGCTATCACTTCCTCTACCCCGGCTGCGGCTACGGTGGCTCCTGCTTCCCCAAGGACGTCAAGGCGCTGATCGCCACGGCCAAGGACGATGCCGGCATCAGCCTCAAGGTGCTGACCGCCGTCGAGGAGGCCAACGATGCCCAGAAACACGTGTTGACCGGCAAGCTCAAGGGCCGTTTCGGCGATCTCAAGGGCAAGCATTTTGCGCTTTGGGGCCTGGCCTTCAAGCCGAATACCGACGACATGCGCGAAGCACCCAGCCGCGAGTTGATTGCCGACTTGTTTGCGGCTGGTGCCACGGTGACGGCTTATGATCCGGTCGCCATGCATGAAACGCAGCGCATTTTCGGTGACGACAGCCGTCTGAAATACGCCGAAAGCCCGATGGGCGCCCTGACCGAGGCCGATGCCTTGCTCATCGTCACTGAATGGAAGGAATTCCGTAGTCCGGATTTCGAGGCCATCAAGGCGACCCTGAAGAACCCGGTGATTTTCGACGGTCGCAACCTGTACGACCCGAAATTCGTGCGGGCATCCGGCATCGAATATTTCGCCATTGGTCGCTGA
- the lapB gene encoding lipopolysaccharide assembly protein LapB has translation MNDLFEYWQLLLIPVFFAFGWIAARVDMQQVVHESRTLPRSYFQGLNFLLNEQPDKAIDSFLEVAKVDSQTVELHFALGNLFRRRGETERAIRMHQNLIDLPDLDDKVRLQALSELGQDYLKAGLLDRAEEIFNKLLGSAFEEEAKRNLLEIYQVEKEWLKAVEIARELPDVASHRDIAEYYCELAANEIMRSRPDTAREYLDIATQENRKCVRASLLQGDLLLQEGDLKAAIEAWQRIEQQDPAYLALVAQRLLETYRKLERPAEGIALLSGYLERYPSLDLLEVVYQLVLENEGVEAAYRLVRAELQRNPTLLGLEKLMSARLPLVAPEVRADVELAKTIIQGYTKRLSRYRCDNCGFKARQFYWRCPACGGWETYPPRRGEEFDQSL, from the coding sequence ATGAACGATTTATTCGAATACTGGCAGTTACTGCTCATCCCGGTCTTCTTTGCCTTCGGCTGGATCGCCGCCCGCGTTGACATGCAGCAGGTCGTGCATGAGTCGCGTACCTTGCCGCGGTCCTATTTTCAGGGCTTGAACTTCCTGCTCAACGAGCAGCCGGACAAGGCCATCGACTCCTTTCTCGAAGTCGCCAAGGTCGATTCGCAGACCGTCGAACTGCATTTTGCTTTGGGCAACCTGTTTCGCCGGCGTGGTGAAACCGAGCGGGCCATCCGCATGCACCAGAACCTCATCGACCTGCCCGATCTTGACGACAAGGTCCGCCTGCAGGCGCTCTCCGAGTTGGGGCAGGACTATCTCAAGGCAGGCTTGCTCGACCGCGCCGAAGAAATTTTCAACAAGCTGCTGGGCAGCGCCTTTGAAGAAGAGGCCAAGCGCAATCTGCTGGAAATCTACCAGGTCGAGAAGGAATGGCTGAAGGCCGTTGAAATCGCCCGTGAACTGCCGGATGTCGCCTCGCATCGTGACATCGCCGAGTATTACTGCGAGCTGGCAGCCAACGAAATCATGCGTTCGCGTCCCGATACGGCGCGTGAATATCTCGATATCGCCACCCAGGAAAACCGCAAGTGCGTGCGCGCCAGCCTTCTCCAGGGCGATTTGCTTTTGCAGGAAGGCGACCTCAAGGCCGCCATCGAGGCCTGGCAACGCATCGAGCAGCAGGACCCGGCCTACCTCGCGCTGGTCGCCCAGCGCCTGCTGGAGACCTACCGCAAACTGGAGCGCCCGGCCGAAGGCATCGCGTTGTTGAGCGGCTATCTTGAACGTTATCCGTCGCTCGATCTGCTCGAGGTCGTCTATCAGCTGGTTCTCGAAAACGAGGGCGTCGAAGCAGCCTACCGTCTGGTCCGCGCCGAGTTGCAGCGCAATCCGACCCTGCTTGGCCTGGAAAAGCTGATGAGTGCCCGGCTGCCCCTGGTGGCGCCGGAGGTGCGGGCCGATGTCGAACTGGCCAAGACCATCATCCAGGGCTATACCAAGCGTTTGTCCCGTTATCGATGCGATAATTGCGGTTTCAAGGCCCGCCAGTTCTACTGGCGCTGTCCGGCCTGTGGTGGCTGGGAAACCTACCCGCCGCGGCGCGGCGAAGAATTCGATCAATCCTTGTAG
- a CDS encoding lipopolysaccharide assembly LapA domain-containing protein, producing the protein MTALTWAVRAIIFVFLVVFATQNTDPVSLRLLPGTIWQAPLIIALLAFLVGGVILGALSLLGTIFRQRREITRLKREAAHRPASSTPLVPPPA; encoded by the coding sequence ATGACAGCACTAACCTGGGCCGTACGGGCCATTATTTTTGTTTTCCTGGTGGTCTTTGCCACCCAGAACACCGATCCGGTAAGCCTGCGTCTGCTTCCCGGAACCATCTGGCAGGCACCGCTGATCATCGCCTTGCTGGCCTTTCTGGTGGGCGGCGTGATCCTTGGCGCACTCTCGTTGCTCGGCACCATTTTTCGTCAACGACGTGAAATTACGCGCCTGAAGCGCGAGGCTGCACACAGGCCTGCTTCGTCCACTCCTCTAGTGCCGCCGCCTGCATGA
- a CDS encoding integration host factor subunit beta, which translates to MTKSELIARLAERFPQLVAKDADFAVKMILDAMSEALVRGDRIEIRGFGSFALNYRPPRTGRNPKSGEKVGVPAKWVPHFKAGKELRERVDQAI; encoded by the coding sequence ATGACCAAATCCGAGCTCATCGCCCGGCTGGCGGAGAGGTTTCCGCAGCTGGTGGCGAAAGATGCTGATTTTGCGGTCAAGATGATTCTCGATGCGATGTCCGAAGCACTTGTGCGAGGAGATCGTATCGAGATCCGCGGATTCGGCAGCTTTGCGCTCAACTATCGGCCACCGCGTACTGGCCGTAACCCCAAATCAGGGGAAAAGGTTGGCGTCCCGGCCAAATGGGTTCCCCATTTCAAGGCTGGAAAAGAATTGCGCGAAAGGGTTGATCAGGCGATCTGA
- the rpsA gene encoding 30S ribosomal protein S1, whose product MESFAQLFEESLARQEMRQGEVITAEVVLIDHNFVVVNAGLKSESYVPLEEFLNDQGELEVAVGDFVQVAIEMLEDGYGATRLSRDRAKRIAAWNFLEEALNNNSLVTGTITGKVKGGLTVMSNGVRAFLPGSLVDMRPVKDTTPYEGKTMEFKVIKLDRKRNNVVMSRRAVLEATADKDREKLLENLKEGTTVKGIVKNITDYGAFVDLGGIDGLLHITDLAWRRVRHPSEVLNVGDEVTAKILKFDAEKNRVSLGMKQLGDDPWVGIARRYPAGTRLFGKVTNLTDYGSFVEIEQGIEGLVHVSEMDWTNKNVHPSKVVQLGDEVEVMILEIDEERRRISLGMKQCQANPWDDFAMNHKKGDKVKGAIKSITDFGIFIGLPGGIDGLVHLSDLSWSATGEEAIRNFKKGDEVEALVLGIDVEKERISLGIKQMEGDPYTNFIATHEKNSIVNCTVKTVDARGAVLTLDGENEGYLRASEFSRDRIDDLSQHLKVGDTVEAMIINVDRKTRGINLSIKAKDNAEQHEAMQKLSAESSAAASGTTNLGALLKAKLNQQG is encoded by the coding sequence ATGGAATCTTTTGCTCAACTATTTGAAGAATCCCTGGCTCGCCAGGAAATGCGTCAAGGCGAAGTCATCACTGCTGAAGTGGTGCTCATCGATCACAACTTCGTTGTGGTCAATGCCGGCCTGAAATCGGAATCTTATGTTCCGCTCGAAGAATTCCTGAATGATCAGGGCGAACTCGAAGTGGCCGTGGGCGATTTCGTCCAGGTCGCCATCGAAATGCTGGAAGACGGCTACGGCGCCACGCGCCTGTCCCGCGATCGCGCCAAGCGCATCGCCGCCTGGAACTTCCTGGAAGAAGCCCTGAACAACAACTCCCTGGTTACCGGCACCATCACCGGTAAGGTCAAGGGCGGCCTGACCGTCATGTCCAATGGCGTCCGCGCCTTCCTGCCGGGTTCCCTCGTCGACATGCGTCCGGTCAAGGACACCACGCCGTACGAAGGCAAGACCATGGAGTTCAAGGTCATCAAGCTTGACCGCAAGCGCAATAACGTCGTGATGTCCCGCCGTGCCGTGCTCGAAGCCACCGCTGACAAAGATCGCGAAAAGCTCCTCGAGAACCTCAAGGAAGGCACCACCGTCAAGGGTATCGTCAAGAACATCACCGATTACGGTGCGTTCGTCGACCTCGGCGGCATCGATGGCCTGCTGCACATCACCGACCTGGCCTGGCGCCGCGTCCGTCACCCGAGCGAAGTGCTCAATGTTGGTGACGAAGTTACCGCCAAGATCCTCAAGTTCGACGCCGAGAAGAACCGCGTCTCGCTGGGCATGAAGCAACTGGGCGACGATCCGTGGGTTGGTATTGCCCGCCGTTACCCGGCTGGTACCCGCCTCTTCGGCAAGGTCACCAACCTGACCGACTACGGTTCTTTCGTCGAAATCGAACAAGGCATCGAAGGCCTGGTTCACGTTTCCGAAATGGACTGGACCAACAAGAACGTTCACCCGTCCAAGGTTGTCCAGCTCGGCGACGAAGTCGAAGTCATGATCCTCGAAATCGACGAAGAGCGTCGTCGTATCTCCCTCGGCATGAAGCAGTGTCAAGCCAATCCGTGGGACGATTTCGCGATGAACCACAAGAAGGGCGACAAGGTTAAGGGCGCTATCAAGTCGATCACCGACTTCGGCATCTTCATCGGCCTGCCGGGTGGTATCGATGGTCTGGTTCACCTGTCCGACCTGTCCTGGTCTGCGACCGGCGAAGAAGCCATCCGCAACTTCAAGAAGGGCGACGAAGTTGAGGCGCTGGTCCTCGGCATCGACGTCGAGAAGGAGCGTATCTCCCTCGGTATCAAGCAGATGGAAGGTGACCCGTACACCAACTTCATCGCCACCCACGAAAAGAACAGCATCGTGAACTGCACCGTCAAGACGGTTGACGCTCGCGGCGCCGTGCTGACGCTGGATGGTGAGAACGAAGGTTACCTGCGCGCTTCCGAATTCTCACGTGATCGTATCGACGACCTGTCGCAACACCTCAAGGTGGGGGATACCGTTGAAGCCATGATCATCAACGTGGATCGCAAGACCCGTGGTATCAACCTGTCCATCAAGGCCAAGGACAATGCCGAACAGCACGAAGCCATGCAGAAACTGTCTGCTGAATCTTCCGCCGCTGCTTCTGGCACGACCAACCTGGGTGCCCTTCTCAAGGCCAAGCTCAACCAGCAAGGCTGA
- a CDS encoding bifunctional 3-phosphoshikimate 1-carboxyvinyltransferase/cytidylate kinase — MEFLDLPQLVSAAGTVRLPGSKSISNRVLLLAALAEGETEVRDLLASDDTERMLDALKALGVGVSHLGGENWLIKGCAGRFPVKQAELFLGNAGTAFRPLTAALALAGGDYILKGVARMHERPIGDLVDGLRQLGADVTYLGNDGYPPLHLKPATIAPGVAVKVRGDVSSQFLTGLLMALPLTGEAATVEVVGELISKPYIEITLAIMARFGVIVERDGWQRFTVPAGSCYVSPGTVYVEGDASSASYFLALGAIGGGPVRVEGVGRDSIQGDVKFAEALAKMGAEIDMGPNWMAARAPKSGLVAVDLDCNHIPDAAMTLATTALFAKGTTTLRNIASWRVKETDRIAAMATELRKLGALVEEGEDFIRVTPAALNSAAIDTYDDHRMAMCFSLAAFGTPLRINDPKCVAKTFPDYFERFAAATKAAPVIAIDGPSASGKGTVAGRVAAALGYAYLDSGALYRLTALAAQRAGVAWDDEAGVAAIAAVLDVEFSGEEIRLGGAVVGDAIRTEEMSAGASKVAVLPAVRDALLFRQRAFNQRPGLVGDGRDMGSVVFPHATLKVFLTASAEARAERRYKQLIDKGLSANLPDLLADLVQRDERDSQRSVAPLRQEADAKRLDTTHLTIEQAVNQVLAWSREVSL; from the coding sequence ATGGAATTCCTCGACCTGCCCCAACTCGTTTCCGCCGCCGGCACCGTCCGCCTGCCCGGTTCGAAAAGCATCTCCAACCGCGTTTTGCTCCTCGCCGCCCTGGCCGAAGGCGAAACAGAAGTCCGCGATCTGCTGGCCTCCGACGATACCGAGCGCATGCTCGATGCGCTCAAGGCGCTGGGTGTCGGTGTCAGCCATCTGGGTGGCGAAAACTGGCTGATCAAGGGTTGTGCCGGGCGTTTCCCGGTCAAGCAGGCTGAGTTGTTCCTGGGCAATGCCGGTACCGCTTTCCGGCCGCTCACGGCGGCGCTGGCGCTGGCCGGTGGCGACTACATCCTGAAGGGTGTCGCCCGCATGCACGAGCGGCCGATTGGTGATCTGGTTGATGGCTTGCGGCAACTGGGGGCGGATGTCACCTATCTGGGCAATGACGGCTACCCGCCGCTGCATCTCAAACCGGCGACGATTGCGCCGGGCGTTGCAGTCAAGGTGCGCGGCGATGTGTCGAGCCAGTTCCTGACTGGCCTCCTGATGGCCTTGCCGCTGACCGGTGAGGCGGCAACCGTTGAGGTGGTTGGCGAACTGATATCCAAGCCCTACATCGAAATTACGTTGGCCATCATGGCGCGGTTTGGTGTCATCGTTGAACGCGATGGCTGGCAGCGTTTCACGGTGCCGGCGGGCAGCTGTTACGTTTCACCGGGTACTGTGTATGTCGAAGGGGATGCCTCGTCGGCCTCTTATTTCCTTGCGCTGGGCGCCATTGGTGGCGGGCCGGTGCGGGTTGAAGGGGTGGGGCGCGATTCGATCCAGGGCGATGTGAAGTTTGCCGAGGCACTCGCCAAAATGGGCGCTGAAATCGACATGGGGCCGAACTGGATGGCGGCGCGGGCGCCCAAATCCGGGCTGGTCGCGGTTGATCTAGATTGCAACCATATTCCCGATGCGGCGATGACGCTGGCGACGACGGCCTTGTTCGCCAAGGGTACGACCACGTTGCGCAATATCGCCAGCTGGCGCGTTAAGGAAACCGACCGCATTGCCGCGATGGCGACTGAATTACGCAAGCTCGGCGCGCTGGTCGAGGAGGGAGAGGATTTCATCCGAGTCACCCCAGCGGCGCTCAACTCGGCAGCCATCGATACCTATGACGATCACCGCATGGCCATGTGCTTCTCGCTGGCGGCTTTTGGGACACCGCTGCGTATCAACGATCCGAAGTGCGTGGCCAAGACTTTCCCCGATTACTTCGAGCGTTTCGCTGCAGCCACCAAGGCGGCGCCGGTCATTGCCATCGATGGCCCGTCGGCTTCCGGCAAGGGTACCGTGGCGGGGCGGGTGGCCGCGGCCCTTGGCTATGCCTATCTCGATTCCGGCGCGCTCTATCGCCTGACCGCGCTGGCGGCTCAGCGGGCCGGCGTGGCCTGGGATGACGAGGCCGGGGTGGCGGCTATTGCCGCCGTGCTTGATGTCGAATTTTCCGGCGAGGAAATCCGCCTGGGCGGGGCTGTGGTGGGCGATGCCATCCGCACCGAAGAAATGTCGGCTGGGGCTTCGAAGGTTGCCGTCCTGCCGGCGGTTCGCGATGCCCTGCTGTTCCGCCAGCGGGCCTTCAACCAGCGGCCCGGACTGGTCGGCGATGGACGCGATATGGGTTCGGTCGTCTTTCCCCATGCCACGCTTAAGGTCTTTCTCACGGCAAGTGCCGAGGCGCGCGCCGAACGTCGTTATAAGCAGTTGATCGACAAAGGATTATCTGCTAATCTCCCCGACCTTCTGGCCGACTTGGTGCAACGTGACGAGCGCGATTCGCAGCGCAGCGTCGCCCCGCTTCGTCAGGAAGCCGATGCCAAGCGGCTCGACACCACGCATCTCACCATCGAACAGGCGGTGAACCAGGTGCTGGCATGGAGTCGTGAAGTGTCGTTGTAA
- a CDS encoding IS256 family transposase, producing the protein MTVGKKAVPKELLDSLLADYRKPEDLIGENGLLKQLTKLLVEKALEVEMADHLGHGKNEPVENTAGNTRNGKSKKTLKGEFGALPIEVPRDRQGTFEPQLIPKHQTRWTGFDDKILSLYARGMTVREIQSHLEEMYGTEVSPTLISSVTDAVIEEAKAWQSRPLDALYPIVYLDCIHVKVRDGSVRVKAVYLAIGLNMAGEKEVLGLWIAQTEGAKFWLQVVTELKNRGVQDIFIACVDGLKGFPEAIEAVYPHAAVQLCIVHMVRHSLNYVSWKMRKDVAADLKRIYSCATADEAEQMLGEFEGKWDDAYLPISQSWRRNWPRITPFFDYPPEIRKVIYTTNAIESVNMSLRKITKNRGSFPSDEALMKLFYLALRNISQKWTMPIRDWKAALTRFTIQFEDRMNNV; encoded by the coding sequence ATGACCGTAGGAAAGAAAGCAGTACCCAAAGAGTTGCTGGATAGCCTGTTGGCTGATTACCGGAAGCCGGAAGACCTGATTGGTGAGAATGGGTTGCTCAAGCAACTCACCAAGCTGCTGGTTGAGAAGGCGCTGGAAGTTGAGATGGCTGATCATCTCGGCCACGGCAAGAATGAGCCGGTGGAGAACACCGCCGGCAATACCCGTAATGGCAAGAGTAAGAAGACGCTGAAAGGGGAGTTCGGGGCATTGCCGATAGAGGTTCCCCGCGACCGCCAAGGCACTTTCGAGCCGCAGCTAATCCCAAAGCACCAGACCCGCTGGACAGGCTTTGACGACAAGATTCTGTCGCTATACGCCCGTGGCATGACGGTCCGTGAAATCCAGTCGCATCTGGAAGAGATGTACGGCACGGAGGTGTCGCCCACCCTGATTTCGTCAGTCACCGATGCGGTCATTGAAGAGGCTAAGGCCTGGCAATCACGACCACTGGATGCGCTGTACCCGATCGTCTATCTGGACTGCATTCACGTCAAAGTCAGGGATGGCAGTGTGCGCGTCAAAGCCGTGTATCTGGCCATCGGACTCAACATGGCGGGCGAGAAGGAAGTTCTCGGTCTGTGGATCGCCCAGACGGAAGGCGCCAAGTTCTGGCTGCAGGTGGTCACCGAACTCAAGAATCGTGGCGTCCAGGATATCTTCATTGCCTGCGTCGATGGGTTGAAGGGCTTTCCGGAAGCCATCGAGGCCGTCTATCCCCATGCAGCCGTTCAACTGTGCATCGTCCATATGGTCCGGCACAGCCTGAACTACGTTTCCTGGAAGATGCGTAAAGATGTTGCTGCTGACCTCAAACGGATATACAGCTGTGCCACCGCCGACGAAGCAGAACAGATGCTCGGAGAGTTTGAGGGCAAATGGGACGATGCCTACCTGCCCATCAGCCAGTCCTGGCGCCGGAACTGGCCGCGCATAACGCCGTTCTTTGACTACCCGCCGGAGATCCGGAAAGTCATCTACACGACCAATGCGATTGAATCAGTGAACATGAGCCTGCGGAAAATCACCAAGAACCGGGGCTCCTTTCCGAGCGATGAGGCGCTGATGAAACTCTTCTATCTGGCACTCCGCAACATCAGCCAGAAATGGACCATGCCCATTCGCGATTGGAAAGCAGCACTGACCCGATTTACTATCCAGTTCGAAGACCGGATGAATAACGTTTAA
- a CDS encoding nucleoside-diphosphate sugar epimerase/dehydratase — protein MTNPRTYAAFFHDLVAVALAWALAFLLRFNFDIPPEFVGVAQHSLLWVMPLLGSLFFAFGLYRGLWRFASLSDLQHLVAAVVVGGLLMTAAVVFLGLGPIPRSVLILHPLLLALMMGGSRFAYRSWKEHRIYGPAKMRGQPVLVLGAGEAADSLLRELHRSGLWYAVALVDENPQKTGRSLRGLPVFGSVANIGEVAGKYGVKHVIMAMPEAKSSERRSAAEYASGAGLAVMTMPSYDDLLAGRLSVSNIRRVELEDLLGREAVSLDDQGLHELLTGRVVLVSGAGGSIGSELCRQIAKFSPGRLVLLDSSEFALYKMDEELSHLCPMLSRSCWAGDVRDADRVDEILVTEQPAVIFHAAAYKHVPLMEDANAWQAVRTNALGTLTLARAAQRAGVDKFVLISTDKAVNPTNVMGASKRLAERLCRAQQVDGGTRFVTVRFGNVLGSNGSVIPKFREQIARGGPVTVTHPDIVRYFMTIPEAAQLVLQAGWMGQGGEIFVLDMGEPVRIVDLARDMIRLSGFSEDDIRIEFSGLRPGEKLYEELLADDEATLPTPHPKLRIARLLDRMDEAEREALLAWLVPSVRHAAEVKQGLKLFVPEYVGG, from the coding sequence ATGACCAATCCACGTACTTACGCCGCATTTTTCCACGATCTCGTGGCTGTTGCGCTGGCGTGGGCGCTGGCTTTTTTGCTGCGATTCAATTTCGATATACCGCCCGAGTTTGTCGGGGTGGCTCAGCATTCCCTGCTTTGGGTGATGCCCTTGCTGGGTTCCTTGTTCTTCGCGTTCGGGTTGTACCGTGGCTTGTGGCGCTTTGCCAGTCTTTCAGATTTGCAGCATCTCGTTGCAGCGGTTGTGGTTGGTGGTTTGCTAATGACGGCGGCTGTCGTCTTTTTGGGCTTGGGTCCGATTCCACGTTCAGTGCTTATCTTGCACCCCTTGTTGCTGGCTTTAATGATGGGTGGCAGTCGCTTTGCCTATCGCAGTTGGAAGGAGCACCGCATATACGGCCCGGCCAAGATGCGCGGGCAGCCGGTATTGGTGCTGGGCGCTGGCGAGGCAGCTGATTCTTTGTTGCGTGAATTGCATCGCAGCGGATTGTGGTACGCCGTGGCCTTGGTTGATGAAAATCCCCAGAAGACTGGGCGCAGCCTGCGCGGCCTGCCGGTGTTTGGCTCCGTGGCGAATATCGGCGAGGTGGCCGGCAAGTACGGCGTCAAGCATGTGATCATGGCGATGCCTGAAGCCAAATCATCGGAGCGACGCAGCGCGGCTGAATATGCATCGGGCGCTGGATTGGCCGTGATGACCATGCCATCCTATGATGACCTGTTGGCGGGGCGCCTGTCTGTATCCAATATCCGGCGCGTTGAGCTGGAAGATTTGCTGGGTCGGGAAGCGGTTTCACTCGATGACCAAGGGCTTCATGAATTGCTGACTGGGCGGGTGGTATTGGTTAGCGGGGCGGGGGGGTCGATCGGTTCCGAACTGTGCCGCCAGATCGCCAAGTTTTCGCCGGGCCGGCTGGTTCTGCTGGATTCGTCTGAATTTGCCCTCTACAAGATGGATGAAGAGTTATCCCATTTGTGCCCGATGCTCTCCCGTAGCTGTTGGGCCGGGGATGTGCGTGATGCCGATCGGGTTGATGAAATTCTGGTCACCGAACAGCCGGCGGTGATTTTCCACGCGGCAGCTTACAAGCATGTGCCGCTGATGGAGGATGCCAATGCCTGGCAGGCTGTGCGGACGAATGCTTTGGGCACACTGACTTTGGCGCGGGCGGCACAGAGGGCGGGGGTCGATAAATTTGTTTTGATCTCGACTGACAAGGCCGTGAATCCGACCAATGTCATGGGGGCCAGCAAGCGTCTGGCTGAGCGGCTTTGTCGCGCTCAACAGGTTGATGGCGGCACACGATTCGTCACGGTGCGTTTTGGCAATGTCCTGGGTAGCAACGGCAGCGTCATTCCCAAGTTCCGCGAGCAGATTGCGCGCGGCGGCCCGGTGACCGTGACCCATCCCGACATCGTGCGTTATTTCATGACCATTCCCGAGGCGGCGCAGCTGGTGCTGCAGGCCGGGTGGATGGGGCAGGGCGGTGAGATTTTTGTGCTCGATATGGGCGAGCCGGTGCGCATAGTCGATCTGGCCCGCGACATGATCCGCCTATCTGGGTTTTCGGAAGACGATATCCGAATCGAATTCTCCGGGTTGCGGCCTGGTGAAAAACTCTATGAAGAGCTGCTGGCCGATGATGAGGCCACGCTGCCGACGCCGCATCCGAAGCTGCGCATTGCCCGCCTGCTTGATCGCATGGACGAGGCCGAACGTGAGGCTTTGCTGGCCTGGCTGGTGCCCTCTGTTCGCCATGCGGCTGAGGTCAAGCAAGGGTTGAAGCTATTTGTTCCGGAATATGTCGGAGGTTGA
- a CDS encoding sugar transferase, producing MVPIIKRTFDLVFALLILMFALVPIFLVAMAVTLTSHGPALYWSDRVGRHNRIFKMPKFRSMRIGTPAVATHLLKDPNAHLTPIGSFLRKSSLDELPQLWSILVGDMSFVGPRPALFNQDDLIALRTELGVHDLVPGLTGWAQINGRDELPIPEKVKLDVEYLKRRSLWFDIHIIWLTFIKVLRRDGVSH from the coding sequence ATGGTTCCCATTATTAAACGCACATTTGACTTGGTATTCGCTCTGCTTATCTTGATGTTTGCACTCGTACCCATTTTCCTTGTCGCAATGGCCGTAACGCTAACATCACATGGCCCTGCACTCTATTGGTCGGATAGGGTCGGTCGCCACAACCGCATTTTCAAAATGCCGAAATTCCGCAGTATGCGCATCGGTACCCCCGCGGTGGCGACACATCTGCTCAAAGACCCGAACGCCCATCTGACGCCGATTGGTTCATTTTTGCGGAAATCCAGCCTAGATGAATTGCCGCAGTTGTGGAGCATTCTGGTTGGCGACATGAGCTTTGTCGGGCCGCGCCCGGCGCTGTTCAATCAGGATGATCTGATTGCCTTGCGGACTGAGTTGGGTGTGCATGATCTGGTGCCTGGTTTGACCGGTTGGGCTCAGATCAATGGCCGGGACGAATTGCCGATTCCGGAAAAGGTCAAGCTGGATGTCGAATACCTTAAGCGGCGTTCGCTATGGTTTGATATCCACATTATCTGGCTCACCTTCATCAAGGTGCTGCGTCGCGATGGTGTGTCGCACTGA